A genomic stretch from Falco naumanni isolate bFalNau1 chromosome 4, bFalNau1.pat, whole genome shotgun sequence includes:
- the ASIC3 gene encoding acid-sensing ion channel 3 isoform X1: MRAGAEGGREGSGLSSLRAFAHSSSLHGISHVFAYGAVSLRRVLWGAFFLGSLGLLLLVCAERVAYFLTYPHVTKLDEVAAHNLTFPAITICNLNEFRFSKITRNDMYHVGELLALLNDRYEISNPQLAEPHVLAALRDKANFKNFKAKPFSMAEFYNRTGHDLADMLLQCSFRGANCTARNFTVIFTRLGKCYTFNSGGPGREVLTTLQGGAGNGLELMLNVQQEEYLPVWGDTDETSYEAGVKVQIHSQEEPPFIDQLGFGVAPGFQTFVSCQQQRLVYLPPPWGDCKATPIESDFFTNYSITACRLDCETRYLAENCNCRMVHMPGNANVCTPEQYKECADPALDFLVKKDSEYCACRTPCAMVRYGKELSMVKIPSKASARYLAKKFNKTEQYIADNVLVLDIFFEALNYEMIEQKKAYEVAGLLGDIGGQMGLFIGASLLTILEIFDYLYEVFRYKLLSFYKEKKRAPRSDSSTLVTPLPDSPLQPLMAQPARCCTPSAPPNPSGLRPGHPLPPTLAQAARGGGGRGAVLTPHPTHCCSASSHWDPRTHSLLSVRPSARPSCTHAAGQEHPAVPGSPAVPLPPGPRAPVHPCAATRTVSASPRTCYLVTRL, from the exons ATGAGGGCGGGCGCagagggtggcagggagggctCGGGGCTCTCCAGCCTGCGGGCCTTCGCCCACAGCTCCTCGCTGCACGGCATCAGCCACGTCTTCGCCTACGGGGCCGTGTCGCTGCGCCGCGTGCTGTGGGGtgccttcttcctgggctcgctggggttgctgctgctggtctgcGCCGAGCGTGTCGCCTACTTCCTCACCTACCCACATGTCACCAAGCTAGATGAGGTGGCTGCCCACAACCTCACCTTCCCGGCCATCACCATCTGCAACCTCAATGAGTTCCGCTTCTCCAAGATCACCCGCAACGACATGTACCACGTGGGCGAGCTGCTGGCGCTGCTCAATGACCGCTACGAGATCAGCAATCCACAGCTGGCCGAGCCCCACGTCCTGGCTGCCCTGCGTGACAAGGCCAACTTCAAGAACTTCAAGGCGAAGCCCTTCAGCATGGCCGAGTTCTACAACCGCACTGGCCATGACCTGGCCgacatgctgctgcagtgctcctTCCGCGGTGCTAACTGCACTGCCCGCAACTTCACCGTG ATCTTCACCCGCCTCGGCAAGTGCTACACCTTCAACTCGGGGGGGCCAGGCCGGGAGGTGCTGACCACGCTGCAGGGTGGTGCGGGGAACGGCCTGGAGCTGATGCTCAACGTCCAGCAAGAGGAATACCTGCCCGTCTGGGGGGACACGG ACGAGACCTCCTACGAGGCAGGGGTGAAGGTGCAGATCCATAGCCAGGAGGAGCCCCCCTTCATTGACCAGCTGGGCTTTGGTGTGGCACCCGGCTTCCAGACCTTCgtgtcctgccagcagcagcgg CTGGTGTACCTGCCCCCACCCTGGGGGGACTGCAAGGCCACCCCCATCGAGTCCGACTTCTTCACCAACTACAGCATCACTGCCTGCCGCCTGGACTGCGAGACCCGCTACCTGGCTGAGAACTGCAACTGCCGCATGGTGCACATGCCGG GCAACGCCAACGTCTGCACCCCGGAGCAGTACAAGGAGTGCGCTGACCCTGCGCTGG ACTTCCTGGTGAAGAAGGACAGTGAGTACTGTGCCTGCCGCACGCCCTGCGCCATGGTGCGCTACGGCAAAGAGCTTTCCATGGTGAAGATCCCCAGCAAGGCCTCAGCACGGTACCTGGCCAAGAAGTTCAACAAAACGGAGCAGTACATCGC GGACAATGTGCTGGTCCTGGACATCTTCTTTGAGGCCCTGAACTACGAGATGATCGAGCAGAAGAAGGCGTATGaggtggcagggctgctgg GCGACATCGGAGGGCAGATGGGGCTCTTCATTGGTGCCAGCCTCCTCACCATACTGGAGATCTTTGACTACCTGTACGAG GTGTTCCGGTACAAACTCCTCAGCTTctacaaggagaaaaagagggCTCCCCGGAGCGACAGCAGCACCCTGGTAACACCCCTCCCCGacagccccctgcagcccctcatGGCTCAACCTGCCCGGTGCTGCACCCCCTCAGCACCCCCCAACCCCTCCGGGCTGCGACCGGGCCACCCTCTCCCCCCAACCCTGGCACAGGcggcaaggggggggggggggcgaggggcggTCCTCACACCTCATCCCACCCATTGCTGCTCGGCCTCATCCCACTGGGACCCCCGCACTCATTCGCTCCTCTCTGTCCGTCCGTCTGCCCGCCCATCCTGCACCCACGCCGCCGGCCAGGAGCATCCAGCGGTCCCGGGCAGCCCCGCTGTCCCGCTCCCTCCGGGGCCCAG agCCCCCGTCCACCCCTGCGCTGCCACACGGACAGTCTCAGCTTCACCCCGAACGTGCTACCTCGTCACCCGGCTCTAG
- the ASIC3 gene encoding acid-sensing ion channel 3 isoform X3, with translation MRAGAEGGREGSGLSSLRAFAHSSSLHGISHVFAYGAVSLRRVLWGAFFLGSLGLLLLVCAERVAYFLTYPHVTKLDEVAAHNLTFPAITICNLNEFRFSKITRNDMYHVGELLALLNDRYEISNPQLAEPHVLAALRDKANFKNFKAKPFSMAEFYNRTGHDLADMLLQCSFRGANCTARNFTVIFTRLGKCYTFNSGGPGREVLTTLQGGAGNGLELMLNVQQEEYLPVWGDTDETSYEAGVKVQIHSQEEPPFIDQLGFGVAPGFQTFVSCQQQRLVYLPPPWGDCKATPIESDFFTNYSITACRLDCETRYLAENCNCRMVHMPGNANVCTPEQYKECADPALDFLVKKDSEYCACRTPCAMVRYGKELSMVKIPSKASARYLAKKFNKTEQYIADNVLVLDIFFEALNYEMIEQKKAYEVAGLLGDIGGQMGLFIGASLLTILEIFDYLYEVFRYKLLSFYKEKKRAPRSDSSTLSPRPPLRCHTDSLSFTPNVLPRHPALGAFEEFAC, from the exons ATGAGGGCGGGCGCagagggtggcagggagggctCGGGGCTCTCCAGCCTGCGGGCCTTCGCCCACAGCTCCTCGCTGCACGGCATCAGCCACGTCTTCGCCTACGGGGCCGTGTCGCTGCGCCGCGTGCTGTGGGGtgccttcttcctgggctcgctggggttgctgctgctggtctgcGCCGAGCGTGTCGCCTACTTCCTCACCTACCCACATGTCACCAAGCTAGATGAGGTGGCTGCCCACAACCTCACCTTCCCGGCCATCACCATCTGCAACCTCAATGAGTTCCGCTTCTCCAAGATCACCCGCAACGACATGTACCACGTGGGCGAGCTGCTGGCGCTGCTCAATGACCGCTACGAGATCAGCAATCCACAGCTGGCCGAGCCCCACGTCCTGGCTGCCCTGCGTGACAAGGCCAACTTCAAGAACTTCAAGGCGAAGCCCTTCAGCATGGCCGAGTTCTACAACCGCACTGGCCATGACCTGGCCgacatgctgctgcagtgctcctTCCGCGGTGCTAACTGCACTGCCCGCAACTTCACCGTG ATCTTCACCCGCCTCGGCAAGTGCTACACCTTCAACTCGGGGGGGCCAGGCCGGGAGGTGCTGACCACGCTGCAGGGTGGTGCGGGGAACGGCCTGGAGCTGATGCTCAACGTCCAGCAAGAGGAATACCTGCCCGTCTGGGGGGACACGG ACGAGACCTCCTACGAGGCAGGGGTGAAGGTGCAGATCCATAGCCAGGAGGAGCCCCCCTTCATTGACCAGCTGGGCTTTGGTGTGGCACCCGGCTTCCAGACCTTCgtgtcctgccagcagcagcgg CTGGTGTACCTGCCCCCACCCTGGGGGGACTGCAAGGCCACCCCCATCGAGTCCGACTTCTTCACCAACTACAGCATCACTGCCTGCCGCCTGGACTGCGAGACCCGCTACCTGGCTGAGAACTGCAACTGCCGCATGGTGCACATGCCGG GCAACGCCAACGTCTGCACCCCGGAGCAGTACAAGGAGTGCGCTGACCCTGCGCTGG ACTTCCTGGTGAAGAAGGACAGTGAGTACTGTGCCTGCCGCACGCCCTGCGCCATGGTGCGCTACGGCAAAGAGCTTTCCATGGTGAAGATCCCCAGCAAGGCCTCAGCACGGTACCTGGCCAAGAAGTTCAACAAAACGGAGCAGTACATCGC GGACAATGTGCTGGTCCTGGACATCTTCTTTGAGGCCCTGAACTACGAGATGATCGAGCAGAAGAAGGCGTATGaggtggcagggctgctgg GCGACATCGGAGGGCAGATGGGGCTCTTCATTGGTGCCAGCCTCCTCACCATACTGGAGATCTTTGACTACCTGTACGAG GTGTTCCGGTACAAACTCCTCAGCTTctacaaggagaaaaagagggCTCCCCGGAGCGACAGCAGCACCCTG agCCCCCGTCCACCCCTGCGCTGCCACACGGACAGTCTCAGCTTCACCCCGAACGTGCTACCTCGTCACCCGGCTCTAGGCGCCTTCGAGGAGTTTGCCTGCTGA
- the ASIC3 gene encoding acid-sensing ion channel 3 isoform X2, with protein MRAGAEGGREGSGLSSLRAFAHSSSLHGISHVFAYGAVSLRRVLWGAFFLGSLGLLLLVCAERVAYFLTYPHVTKLDEVAAHNLTFPAITICNLNEFRFSKITRNDMYHVGELLALLNDRYEISNPQLAEPHVLAALRDKANFKNFKAKPFSMAEFYNRTGHDLADMLLQCSFRGANCTARNFTVIFTRLGKCYTFNSGGPGREVLTTLQGGAGNGLELMLNVQQEEYLPVWGDTDETSYEAGVKVQIHSQEEPPFIDQLGFGVAPGFQTFVSCQQQRLVYLPPPWGDCKATPIESDFFTNYSITACRLDCETRYLAENCNCRMVHMPGNANVCTPEQYKECADPALDFLVKKDSEYCACRTPCAMVRYGKELSMVKIPSKASARYLAKKFNKTEQYIADNVLVLDIFFEALNYEMIEQKKAYEVAGLLGDIGGQMGLFIGASLLTILEIFDYLYEVFRYKLLSFYKEKKRAPRSDSSTLEHPAVPGSPAVPLPPGPRAPVHPCAATRTVSASPRTCYLVTRL; from the exons ATGAGGGCGGGCGCagagggtggcagggagggctCGGGGCTCTCCAGCCTGCGGGCCTTCGCCCACAGCTCCTCGCTGCACGGCATCAGCCACGTCTTCGCCTACGGGGCCGTGTCGCTGCGCCGCGTGCTGTGGGGtgccttcttcctgggctcgctggggttgctgctgctggtctgcGCCGAGCGTGTCGCCTACTTCCTCACCTACCCACATGTCACCAAGCTAGATGAGGTGGCTGCCCACAACCTCACCTTCCCGGCCATCACCATCTGCAACCTCAATGAGTTCCGCTTCTCCAAGATCACCCGCAACGACATGTACCACGTGGGCGAGCTGCTGGCGCTGCTCAATGACCGCTACGAGATCAGCAATCCACAGCTGGCCGAGCCCCACGTCCTGGCTGCCCTGCGTGACAAGGCCAACTTCAAGAACTTCAAGGCGAAGCCCTTCAGCATGGCCGAGTTCTACAACCGCACTGGCCATGACCTGGCCgacatgctgctgcagtgctcctTCCGCGGTGCTAACTGCACTGCCCGCAACTTCACCGTG ATCTTCACCCGCCTCGGCAAGTGCTACACCTTCAACTCGGGGGGGCCAGGCCGGGAGGTGCTGACCACGCTGCAGGGTGGTGCGGGGAACGGCCTGGAGCTGATGCTCAACGTCCAGCAAGAGGAATACCTGCCCGTCTGGGGGGACACGG ACGAGACCTCCTACGAGGCAGGGGTGAAGGTGCAGATCCATAGCCAGGAGGAGCCCCCCTTCATTGACCAGCTGGGCTTTGGTGTGGCACCCGGCTTCCAGACCTTCgtgtcctgccagcagcagcgg CTGGTGTACCTGCCCCCACCCTGGGGGGACTGCAAGGCCACCCCCATCGAGTCCGACTTCTTCACCAACTACAGCATCACTGCCTGCCGCCTGGACTGCGAGACCCGCTACCTGGCTGAGAACTGCAACTGCCGCATGGTGCACATGCCGG GCAACGCCAACGTCTGCACCCCGGAGCAGTACAAGGAGTGCGCTGACCCTGCGCTGG ACTTCCTGGTGAAGAAGGACAGTGAGTACTGTGCCTGCCGCACGCCCTGCGCCATGGTGCGCTACGGCAAAGAGCTTTCCATGGTGAAGATCCCCAGCAAGGCCTCAGCACGGTACCTGGCCAAGAAGTTCAACAAAACGGAGCAGTACATCGC GGACAATGTGCTGGTCCTGGACATCTTCTTTGAGGCCCTGAACTACGAGATGATCGAGCAGAAGAAGGCGTATGaggtggcagggctgctgg GCGACATCGGAGGGCAGATGGGGCTCTTCATTGGTGCCAGCCTCCTCACCATACTGGAGATCTTTGACTACCTGTACGAG GTGTTCCGGTACAAACTCCTCAGCTTctacaaggagaaaaagagggCTCCCCGGAGCGACAGCAGCACCCTG GAGCATCCAGCGGTCCCGGGCAGCCCCGCTGTCCCGCTCCCTCCGGGGCCCAG agCCCCCGTCCACCCCTGCGCTGCCACACGGACAGTCTCAGCTTCACCCCGAACGTGCTACCTCGTCACCCGGCTCTAG
- the CDK5 gene encoding cyclin-dependent-like kinase 5 — translation MQKYEKLEKIGEGTYGTVFKAKNRETHEIVALKRVRLDDDDEGVPSSALREICLLKELKHKNIVRLHDVLHSDKKLTLVFEFCDQDLKKYFDSCNGDLDPEIVKSFMYQLLKGLAFCHSRNVLHRDLKPQNLLINRNGELKLADFGLARAFGIPVRCYSAEVVTLWYRPPDVLFGAKLYSTSIDMWSAGCIFAELANAGRPLFPGNDVDDQLKRIFRLLGTPTEEQWPAMAKLPDYKPYPMYPATTSLVNVVPKLNATGRDLLQNLLKCNPVQRISAEEALQHPYFTDFCPP, via the exons ATGCAGAAATATGAGAAGCTAGAGAAGATCGGGGAAG GCACCTACGGGACTGTGTTCAAGGCCAAGAACCGGGAGACGCACGAGATCGTGGCGCTGAAGCGGGTGCGGCTGGACGATGACGATGAG GGTGTCCCTAGCTCGGCGCTGCGGGAGATCTGCCTGCTCAAGGAGCTGAAGCACAAGAACATCGTCAG GCTCCACGACGTTCTGCACAGCGACAAGAAGCTGACTCTGGTCTTCGAGTTCTGCGACCAG gacCTGAAGAAGTACTTCGACAGCTGCAACGGGGACCTGGACCCGGAGATCGTCAAG TCTTTCATGTACCAGCTGCTGAAGGGCCTCGCGTTCTGCCACAGCCGCAACGTCCTGCACCGAGACCTCAAGCCCCAGAACCTGCTCATCAACAGG AACGGGGAGCTCAAGCTGGCTGACTTTGGCTTGGCCCGGGCCTTTGGCATCCCTGTGCGCTGTTACTCGGCAGAG GTTGTCACGCTGTGGTACCGGCCCCCAGATGTGCTCTTCGGCGCCAAGCTCTACTCCACCTCCATCGATATGTGGTCAGCTGGCTGCATCTTCGCAG AGCTGGCCAACGCGGGGCGGCCCCTGTTCCCAGGGAATGATGTGGATGACCAGCTGAAGAGAATTTTCCG GTTGCTGGGAACCCCCACAGAGGAGCAGTGGCCAGCCATGGCCAAGCTGCCAGACTACAAG ccctACCCCATGTACCCCGCCACCACCTCCCTGGTCAACGTGGTGCCCAAGCTAAACGCCACCGGCCGGGACCTGCTGCAG AACCTGCTGAAGTGCAACCCGGTGCAGCGGATATCGGCGGAGGAGGCTCTCCAGCACCCCTACTTCACAGACTTCTGCCCCCCCTAG